In Caulobacter segnis ATCC 21756, the sequence GGCCGGCGCGCCATCCTTGGTCACGCCCTCGCGTTTCAAGTAGCACATGTGTTGGGCTAGTGGCGCTGCGCGGTGGCGACCGCCAGCGTGGCGAACGATCCGCGCCTTGACCGTCACTCGTCGATTGGAAGCAGCCGAGCGCCGGGCAACATCGCGCCCCTGCCCGGACCGTCGGAAACGTGGCCCCTTGAGATCGGCAATCCCAAGACCAGCCTTGCGCGTCCGTGCGAGCACGTCACCCACGAAGCTGCGCCCCCGGGCAATGTTGCCGGCGCCGCGATCGCCGATCCGGCCGAGCAGCAGGAAAAACGCCTCGTCGTCAGACATGACGACCGCCCGGCGAAAAGGTCCCGGATAAGCCGCTGAAAAGATGAAAGAACGTCCAAAGACCGGGACCAGAGCTTCTCGATAGGTCCCGGAAATTTCTCAACACCATCAACACCATGGACCCAAAAGGTCCCGGTGCTTTTATCTTGCCGTCGTCCCCGAGCATCCAAACGGCCCCGATCGCGCCCCTCCTCCTCCCCATGGTCGTGCTCAGCATGAGCCGGCTCATCGCGTCGCCTCCTCGGCGACACCAGAAAAGAGTGGTGCCTTAGCCGCGCTGAATTCGGACTCTTGAGCCTCACCTCCGCTACTGACGAAGAGATCCGATCCGCGCCAATCTGGACTGATCCGTCCCCCAAGTGTCTGCTTCCGCGACGCGGACTTGGGCAACCTCGCGCGCACGCGCGCGACATAGGCGATGGTTTCGGCAGGCAGCTTTTGTTTGCCGTCCAAATACGCCTGATAGCGCGAAGGACCGGCATTGTAGGCGCCCAGAAAACCCTCCGCGCCGAAGCGATCCAACATCCGACGCAGATAGACCGCGCCGGCCAAGAGATTGTCGCGCGGGTCGAACGGGTCGTCTCCAAGTCCAAGATCGGCCCGCAAGTCGCGCCAGGTGGCGGGCATGATCTGCATCAGGCCCATCGCGCCTTTTGGCGAGATTGCATGAACCGCTCCGCCGCTTTCGGCCTCCGCCACCGCGCGTATCAGAGCTTGCGGTAATCCCGATCTAAGCGATGCGTCGGCCAGATGCTGGCCCATCAAAGCTGGCTTCGCCGAGAGCGCACAAACCTGAGCAAGTCCCTCCCCGCTAGCCTCCGAGCACACCGTCAGCGCACTGGCGATGGTAGCCACGCGCAGACCGCGCCAAACGCTTGCTCTCGACCCAGCCACAATCACCGTGCGGCCGTGCTCGTCGCCGTCAAGGAAAGCGCGCTGAGCGCGCCGGCCTAACGGCCGCCCTTGACCGCGTCTGCGCGCGACCGCCGACGCGGTCTTGGCCGGGACGAGGAAAGGCCACGCAAGACGGCCGAACAAGGAAAGGAGGGGGATGGGCGCCATGTCAGCCATCCCACGTCCAGAGCGGAACAAGGCGTCCGACGATCGTTTGGCGCGTGAGCGGCCCAAAATATCGGCCGTCGAAACTGTCAGGGGCGCGGGCGTTGAGGAGCAGCACCTCGCCCCTCTTAAGGCGTCGACAGCCGTTGAATGGCGTCAAGCGCCGGCCAAGTCGGTCGTGGTCGCGCATCTTGGCGACAGCCTGTCCGTCGATCAGCAACCGCTGACGATCACCACAGACCGTTCGCCCGTCGGTGGCCGCGACATGCTTGATCAAAGGAACGTTCAGCGGAAGATAGCGGCGTCGCGCCATCCATCTCGCCAAGTCCGTCGGCGGCCGGACCAGCGCCAAGTCGCCTTCAACGACGCCGGGGCCCGCGAGCCAATAGAAGCCAATGGGCGCGCTGGCCGTCGTGTTGAGGACCAGTCGTTTGGTGGGAGGATAAAGGCCAGACAGCGCCAGAAGCGCGCAGCCGAACCCGCCCAAGCTCAGATAGCGCCAAGTTGCGGCGCTCATCTTCCCAACCTACGCCGCATGAGCCATGCGCGATGGCGGGCCTTGTCGTAGGCGCGGGGCGGCAGGCCAGTCCCCAGTCGAGCGGCGACATGGCGCCAGTGGTCTGGCGCAACGTCCGTCGCATGTATCTGCATGGCCTCGATGCGATCGATGACCTCAAGGACGGCTTGCACCCTTGTCCAGCCGCTAAGGTCGAGCAGGATCTCCGCGCCCGGCGCGACGAAGGGATAGGTCGTGAAGGCCTGTCCATGAGCGATGGCGCGCAGGATCGCGATCCGTGATTCGACCGTGCCATGATCGCCGGACCGCCACCGAACCACGGCGAAGATCGCGCCTGGCGAAAAGATGACGACCCTGCGACGCCGATCGATGATGCGTTCGCCGGTCGCCCGGCCAAACCGGATCCACCGCTCGATCTGGCCTTCAAGCCAAAGCAACTCGACTTCAGTCAGCATCGCGTCACGCGTCCCGATCGCGCTTCGCGGGCTGCCCGCCCGCGCCGATGGGCTTTGCGGCGGACACCAGTTCAGCGTCCGGATCCGTCGTCGAACAGCGGGCGCCGCGCGCCGACCAGGCGTTGAGGTCCTCTATCGTGTAGACGACCCGGCCGCCGATCTTCCGGTAGATTGGCCCCGTGCCATAGGTGCGATGTTTCTCCAGGGTGCGGCTGGAAAGGTTGAGGAATCGGCCAGCTTGCGGGGTGCTAAGGTGCCCAACGAGATCTTCGGGTAGAGCGCCGGGCTTGGACGTGGACATGACGGGTCTCCAGGCGATCGCCGCGTGGTTGGTCGTGGCCGCGGCAGCTCCAGGTCACCTTGGCGAACGACTGTCAGTCCGTGGGATGACGAAGATCGGGGGCGCCCTCTTCGTCACCCCTAAAGCCCGCCTTTCAGCAGCTTCAGATAGCCGCCATTCATCAGCGCCCTCCCCGCCCCGACCAAACGGATCGTTGTTGCCCGCAGGGCGGCTGTCTTCCACGGCACGGACTCCGTCGCGGCCGGACCGAAGACTGTTGAGGCGATCGCGCGATAGCTGAGCCCCGCCAGCGCGGCGTCGAGCGCTTGGAGACACCTGCCCAATCGGACGAACTGGGCCTGGGTCAGGTGCGATTTCGGTGGCGGCCGGCCGGCCGAAAGTCGCTCGAACGCATCGACAGCGCGCACGCGCAGACCCAGGTTCGCGTCAAAAGCTAGCGAGATCACCAGCGGTCCTCCGACCTCGGCGCCCTTGCGGAGCAGCACCTGAAGTCCGCAAGACGTGCGCAGATATAGGCCGTCTTCGGCGCGGATCACCTGACCATCGGGCAGCGTTCGCGCGGCCCCCACCGCGTCGGCCGGGTTCTCAGCGTCCAGATGCAGAACAAGCCCTGGCGCGACCTCGGGAAGCCAGAACACCGGGGCTTGATCGGCGCTTAGGCTGGGATCGGCCGCGAAGCGGAGCCCCCAGCGGCGATCAATC encodes:
- a CDS encoding lytic transglycosylase domain-containing protein, whose protein sequence is MGQHLADASLRSGLPQALIRAVAEAESGGAVHAISPKGAMGLMQIMPATWRDLRADLGLGDDPFDPRDNLLAGAVYLRRMLDRFGAEGFLGAYNAGPSRYQAYLDGKQKLPAETIAYVARVRARLPKSASRKQTLGGRISPDWRGSDLFVSSGGEAQESEFSAAKAPLFSGVAEEATR
- a CDS encoding S26 family signal peptidase, with the protein product MGGFGCALLALSGLYPPTKRLVLNTTASAPIGFYWLAGPGVVEGDLALVRPPTDLARWMARRRYLPLNVPLIKHVAATDGRTVCGDRQRLLIDGQAVAKMRDHDRLGRRLTPFNGCRRLKRGEVLLLNARAPDSFDGRYFGPLTRQTIVGRLVPLWTWDG
- a CDS encoding DUF2840 domain-containing protein, which translates into the protein MLTEVELLWLEGQIERWIRFGRATGERIIDRRRRVVIFSPGAIFAVVRWRSGDHGTVESRIAILRAIAHGQAFTTYPFVAPGAEILLDLSGWTRVQAVLEVIDRIEAMQIHATDVAPDHWRHVAARLGTGLPPRAYDKARHRAWLMRRRLGR
- a CDS encoding MerR family transcriptional regulator, yielding MSTSKPGALPEDLVGHLSTPQAGRFLNLSSRTLEKHRTYGTGPIYRKIGGRVVYTIEDLNAWSARGARCSTTDPDAELVSAAKPIGAGGQPAKRDRDA
- a CDS encoding DUF2285 domain-containing protein gives rise to the protein MFWLPEVAPGLVLHLDAENPADAVGAARTLPDGQVIRAEDGLYLRTSCGLQVLLRKGAEVGGPLVISLAFDANLGLRVRAVDAFERLSAGRPPPKSHLTQAQFVRLGRCLQALDAALAGLSYRAIASTVFGPAATESVPWKTAALRATTIRLVGAGRALMNGGYLKLLKGGL